A genome region from Microplitis mediator isolate UGA2020A chromosome 4, iyMicMedi2.1, whole genome shotgun sequence includes the following:
- the LOC130667193 gene encoding uncharacterized protein LOC130667193, translated as MLNISRARSHLTILGIGVAKAGRIRGCATLTLRSCYSDQSLTIKAHILSGLTAQLPSDQVLNTDLAQYSHLTLADPDFGTPGPTDVILGADYYGQVITGEIIKFQARLNKPLRIHHAVSNHHDQDLQNLLTRFWLQEEVSSTQSRSLTPEEEACEVHFRDTHTRDSSGRYIVRLPLISDPQQLGNSYTAARRCLQHLMRRLDHDARLKTLYMNFMTEYLELKHMVPAASSTSSVQYFLPHHGVLKEDNNNFKIRVIFNGSKPTSSGLSHNDIMHIGPKLVVNIFDVLISSRQHRFIFITDVTKMYRQILVHEKDQSLQQILWFDEEGNIIPFKLTTVTYGTKSAPFLAVRALLQLVEDEGQRFPLAIDPLTKGRYVDDISGGADDLESLQAVADDIEGLCMVGGFPLAKWASKHCKLLQLNRVEAITQYKIEDPEVSAKILRMYWSSTKDQFSFKHSPPCSTQPCTKRAILSEIAQIFDPLGFLSPLIIQAKMFMQELWLVKLGWDTPLPAELRQK; from the exons ATGCTGAATATTTCTCGTGCTCGATCACACCTTACTATCCTAGGGATCGGTGTAGCCAAAGCTGGCCGTATCAGGGGATGTGCAACTCTCACTCTGCGCTCATGCTACTCGGATCAATCACTCACGATAAAGGCACACATTCTCAGTGGTTTAACTGCTCAATTACCATCGGACCAAGTCTTAAATACTGACTTGGCACAGTACTCGCATCTCACGCTCGCAGATCCAGACTTTGGAACTCCAGGTCCAACGGATGTCATCCTTGGAGCTGATTACTACGGCCAGGTCATCACTGGCGAGATCATCAAAT TCCAAGCTCGGCTCAACAAACCACTGAGAATTCATCATGCTGTCTCCAATCATCATGATCAAGATCTCCAAAACTTATTAACTCGGTTCTGGCTCCAAGAAGAGGTCAGTTCAACTCAATCACGCTCATTAACTCCCGAAGAAGAGGCTTGTGAAGTTCACTTCCGGGACACTCACACTCGAGACAGTTCTGGCAGATACATTGTCAGACTGCCATTAATATCAGACCCGCAACAACTGGGGAACTCATACACAGCAGCTCGTCGCTGCTTACAACATCTCATGCGACGGCTTGATCATGATGCTCGGCTCAAAACACTCTACATGAACTTCATGACAGAATATCTCGAACTCAAGCACATGGTGCCTGCGGCATCATCTACATCATCAGTTCAATACTTTCTACCCCACCATGGGGTACTGAAAGAAGACAACAACAACTTCAAGATCCGTGTGATCTTCAACGGCTCAAAACCAACCAGTTCAGGACTCTCACACAACGACATCATGCATATCGGGCCAAAATTAGTCGTTAACATCTTCGACGTACTCATCAGCTCACGACAACACCGGTTCATCTTTATCACAGATGTCACCAAAATGTATCGACAAATTCTGGTTCACGAAAAGGACCAGAGTCTGCAACAAATACTCTGGTTTGATGAGGAAGGAAACATCATTCCCTTCAAACTTACTACAGTTACCTATGGGACGAAATCAGCTCCATTTCTTGCTGTTCGAGCCCTGCTCCAATTAGTCGAAGATGAAGGACAAAGATTCCCACTCGCAATCGATCCACTCACTAAAGGTCGGTATGTCGACGACATTTCCGGAGGCGCAGATGATCTCGAGTCACTGCAAGCAGTCGCAGATGATATCGAGGGTCTGTGCATGGTGGGCGGATTCCCACTCGCCAAATGGGCAAGCAAACATTGCAAATTACTTCAGCTCAATCGTGTGGAAGCGATTACACAATACAAAATAGAGGATCCAGAAGTCAGCGCCAAAATTCTTAGGATGTACTGGTCTTCAACCAAGGATCAATTCTCGTTCAAACACTCGCCACCATGCTCAACTCAACCGTGCACAAAGCGTGCAATTTTATCAGAGATTGCTCAGATCTTTGATCCTCTGGGATTCCTATCACCACTCATAATTCAAGCCAAAATGTTCATGCAGGAACTTTGGCTTGTCAAACTCGGCTGGGACACTCCATTACCTGCAGAACTACGACAGAAATGA
- the LOC130667194 gene encoding uncharacterized protein LOC130667194 — MCNESFSLAWVAICKRYDVPRLLISAQLDKLVNLPALTSRSSKQLYSLIDQTHEAINALLAQKVNLQDGDCYLLTHIIISKLDRSTREQWELSLRAPVEFPKLKQLRQFLTDCARAQERYEESTSMAGDQQKPSHSNAHSSSKIQKNSYAHVATSSAPKLAGTSTPASTQSKVVAKAQYPCDLCQGDHYLDRRDQFGKMTPQQRTQLVIQARLCPNCLAHHRVESCKSEFRFRACQQQHHSMIHPGIPATHTQRAPARTQ, encoded by the coding sequence ATGTGTAATGAAAGCTTCTCACTCGCCTGGGTTGCTATCTGCAAGCGGTATGATGTACCTCGCTTACTCATCAGTGCTCAGCTCGACAAGCTGGTCAACCTTCCAGCACTCACCTCACGCTCTTCGAAACAACTCTACTCGCTCATTGACCAGACCCACGAGGCGATCAATGCACTCCTCGCTCAGAAGGTCAATCTCCAGGATGGAGACTGCTACCTTCTCACTCACATTATCATCTCTAAACTCGACCGCTCAACTCGTGAACAGTGGGAATTGTCTCTGCGGGCTCCAGTAGAGTTCCCAAAACTCAAACAATTGCGTCAGTTCCTCACGGATTGTGCTCGTGCTCAAGAACGGTACGAGGAAAGTACCTCAATGGCTGGTGATCAGCAGAAACCCAGTCACTCGAACGCTCACTCAAGCTCCAAGATCCAGAAGAACTCGTACGCTCATGTGGCAACATCTTCGGCTCCAAAATTGGCTGGAACATCAACACCAGCAAGCACTCAATCCAAGGTGGTGGCCAAAGCACAGTATCCGTGCGACCTGTGCCAAGGTGACCACTACCTGGACAGACGTGACCAGTTTGGCAAGATGACTCCACAACAACGAACTCAGCTGGTGATCCAAGCCAGATTGTGTCCAAACTGCCTTGCACACCACCGAGTCGAGTCATGCAAATCGGAATTCCGTTTTAGAGCGTGTCAACAACAACACCACTCTATGATTCATCCAGGAATCCCTGCAACTCACACTCAAAGGGCTCCTGCTCGAACTCAATAA
- the LOC130667192 gene encoding uncharacterized protein LOC130667192 — translation MIKRIPHSTLDRPLTSIEINLALQFCIKETQRTHFNCELQLLAKQASWPKDHPFARLVAYQDTDGIIRVGGRLENAPDSDQQKHPAILPRDAALTRLVISDAHQRTMHGGTQLTLAHTRLRHWIIGGRQPVRSHILKCLVCARHRGVRAQQLMGQHPTQRVTPAPPFSHTRVDYAGPLSVKSWKGRGTRIYKGWICVFVCLTTSAVHVNLVSDYSSSEFIAALRRFIQRRGVCTALYSDCGTTFQGTYSELKRLFTQGTQESHALLDWATVHQITWHFNPPAAPHMGGKWEAAVKSVKYHLTHTLGESAFTFEELTTLLTQVEGILNSRPLETLSDDPHDPSSLTPGHFLIGRPIVAIPEHSLMDTEVSRLSRW, via the coding sequence ATGATCAAACGCATACCACACTCGACTCTCGATCGTCCACTCACATCAATTGAAATCAACCTCGCACTCCAGTTCTGTATCAAAGAAACTCAACGTACTCACTTCAACTGTGAACTCCAACTACTCGCAAAACAGGCATCATGGCCAAAGGATCACCCATTTGCTCGGTTGGTGGCTTATCAAGACACCGATGGCATCATCCGAGTAGGGGGGAGATTGGAAAATGCTCCAGACTCAGATCAACAAAAGCATCCTGCAATTTTACCTCGTGATGCTGCTCTAACTCGACTCGTCATCTCTGATGCCCATCAGCGTACCATGCATGGTGGTACTCAACTCACACTCGCTCATACTCGACTCCGACACTGGATCATTGGTGGACGTCAACCAGTACGTTCACACATACTCAAATGTCTCGTCTGTGCTCGTCACCGAGGTGTTCGGGCTCAGCAATTAATGGGACAACACCCAACTCAACGTGTCACTCCAGCGCCACCATTTTCTCACACTAGAGTCGATTACGCTGGTCCATTATCAGTCAAATCATGGAAAGGTCGAGGAACCAGGATATACAAGGGCTGGATCTGTGTGTTTGTCTGTCTGACCACATCAGCAGTTCACGTCAACCTTGTCAGCGACTACTCATCATCAGAATTCATAGCAGCTCTCCGACGGTTTATTCAGCGTCGAGGGGTATGTACAGCACTCTACAGCGACTGTGGAACAACATTCCAAGGCACATACTCTGAACTCAAGCGGCTCTTCACTCAAGGCACTCAAGAATCTCATGCTCTACTCGATTGGGCCACTGTGCATCAAATCACATGGCATTTCAACCCCCCTGCTGCTCCCCATATGGGTGGTAAATGGGAAGCCGCAGTGAAATCGGTGAAATATCACCTGACTCACACACTCGGAGAATCAGCCTTCACGTTTGAAGAACTTACGACTCTTTTAACGCAAGTGGAGGGGATTTTGAACTCGAGACCACTGGAGACTCTATCAGACGATCCTCACGATCCTTCATCGCTCACTCCAGGTCACTTTCTCATTGGGAGACCAATCGTTGCCATCCCTGAACATTCACTCATGGATACAGAAGTATCAAGACTCTCTCGCTGGTAG